A single genomic interval of Fibrobacter sp. UWB13 harbors:
- a CDS encoding DUF4823 domain-containing protein, which yields MKNIISVLLLIASITLFTGCTASYQNEFMNQPSKLANTSSRILLITPENGTYEDIEYPTSGDDVIFALKKELNRYTPVIGVIPNPIPIENLEEQVLEQTDYIILPKILHWEDRATGWSFRPDRIEILFEIYNNKRELIDAYRIKGRSAYVVWISKQPKSLLPRPIRTMCEDLFGKIQN from the coding sequence ATGAAAAATATCATATCCGTACTTTTACTCATCGCCTCAATCACACTCTTTACGGGCTGCACGGCTTCATACCAAAATGAGTTCATGAACCAGCCGTCAAAACTCGCCAACACATCGAGCCGAATCCTCTTAATTACTCCAGAAAACGGAACGTACGAAGACATCGAATACCCCACATCCGGAGACGATGTCATCTTTGCCCTGAAAAAAGAACTGAACCGCTATACACCAGTCATCGGCGTCATTCCCAACCCCATCCCTATCGAAAACCTCGAAGAACAAGTTTTAGAACAAACGGACTATATCATATTGCCAAAGATTCTGCACTGGGAAGACCGCGCCACAGGATGGTCGTTCAGACCGGACCGTATCGAGATCCTATTCGAGATATACAACAACAAGCGTGAACTCATTGACGCCTACCGAATCAAGGGCAGAAGCGCCTATGTCGTTTGGATTAGCAAGCAGCCAAAATCCCTCCTCCCCCGCCCCATCCGCACCATGTGCGAAGATCTTTTCGGAAAAATTCAAAATTAA